Proteins encoded within one genomic window of Gloeobacter kilaueensis JS1:
- a CDS encoding NAD(P)H-dependent glycerol-3-phosphate dehydrogenase produces MRIAVLGAGSWGTTLAQLATSLDHRVQLWSRTGPLALSAVLADAQVVLSCLPMRAVAGVIEQVAAAGLPPGAILVNTTKGLDATARPASQLWRSAFPDWPLVVLSGPNLAAEVRAGLPAATVVASASPEAARRIQQCFASERFRVYTSGDQLGVELGGVLKNVVAIAAGVSDALGLGANAKAALITRGLAEIIRVGTHWGAQAETFYGLSGLGDLLTTCNSALSRNYQVGFGLGEGRTLSDILAQLVGTAEGVNTASILADYARRVDLEVPITDQVCALLGGERPPQVALAALMSRRLKDES; encoded by the coding sequence ATGCGCATCGCCGTGCTCGGGGCCGGCAGCTGGGGAACGACACTCGCGCAACTGGCCACCAGCCTCGATCACCGTGTCCAGCTCTGGTCGCGCACAGGTCCGCTCGCACTCTCTGCCGTGCTGGCCGATGCCCAGGTGGTGCTGAGTTGCCTGCCGATGCGGGCGGTAGCAGGGGTGATCGAGCAGGTTGCAGCCGCTGGTCTGCCGCCCGGCGCGATCCTGGTCAATACGACCAAGGGGCTCGACGCCACCGCCCGGCCCGCCTCGCAACTCTGGCGCTCGGCATTCCCTGACTGGCCGCTGGTGGTGCTCTCGGGGCCGAACCTGGCCGCTGAAGTGCGCGCCGGCTTACCGGCGGCGACGGTGGTGGCGAGCGCTTCGCCGGAGGCAGCCCGGCGCATCCAGCAGTGCTTCGCCTCCGAGCGCTTCCGCGTCTACACCAGTGGCGACCAGCTCGGCGTCGAGTTGGGCGGTGTGCTCAAAAACGTCGTCGCGATCGCTGCCGGGGTGAGCGACGCTTTGGGCCTGGGGGCAAACGCGAAGGCGGCGCTCATCACCCGTGGCCTCGCTGAGATCATCCGGGTGGGAACCCACTGGGGGGCTCAGGCTGAGACGTTTTATGGCCTCTCGGGGCTGGGCGATCTGCTTACTACCTGCAACAGCGCCCTCAGCCGCAACTATCAGGTGGGCTTTGGCCTGGGCGAGGGCCGAACCCTGTCAGATATTCTTGCCCAACTGGTGGGTACCGCCGAGGGCGTCAACACCGCCTCGATCCTCGCAGACTACGCCCGCAGGGTCGATCTCGAAGTGCCGATTACCGATCAGGTGTGCGCCCTGCTGGGCGGCGAACGCCCGCCCCAGGTGGCCCTGGCTGCCCTGATGAGCCGCAGGCTTAAAGACGAAAGCTAG